A stretch of Chelmon rostratus isolate fCheRos1 chromosome 18, fCheRos1.pri, whole genome shotgun sequence DNA encodes these proteins:
- the LOC121621705 gene encoding microtubule-associated protein RP/EB family member 3-like has translation MAVNVYSTSMTIENLSRHDMLAWVNDSLQLTYTKIEQLGSGAAYCQYMDMLFPGCILLKKVKFGAKLEHEYIHNFKVLQAAFKRMNVDKIIPVERLVKRKFQDNFEFLQWFKKFFDANYDGKEYDPVLTRQGQEGTPPPPNTGPMRTSPTVPKTVPTPQRQINVASARNGGDAELIELNQQLLDMKLTVEGLEKERDFYFGKLRDIELICQEHENENNEVLGKIMDKLYATEDGFAPPEDEEIGEGAQGDQEEF, from the exons ATGGCGGTGAATGTCTACTCCACCTCTATGACCATAGAGAACCTGAGTCGCCATGACATGTTGGCATGGGTTAACGACTCTCTACAGCTCACCTACACAAAGATCGAGCAGCTGGGTTcag GTGCTGCTTACTGTCAGTACATGGACATGCTGTTTCCAGGGTGCATATTGTTGAAGAAAGTGAAGTTCGGTGCTAAGTTGGAACATGAATACATCCACAATTTCAAGGTCTTACAGGCTGCATTCAAGAGAATGAATGTGGACAAg ATCATCCCTGTGGAGAGGCTGGTGAAGAGGAAGTTCCAGGACAACTTTGAGTTCCTTCAGTGGTTTAAAAAGTTTTTTGATGCCAACTATGATGGGAAAGAATACGACCCTGTACTGACACGGCAGGGCCAGGAAGGAACACCACCTCCACCCAACACAG GCCCCATGAGAACATCTCCCACAGTACCGAAGACTGTTCCCACCCCCCAGAGGCAGATCAACGTAGCATCAGCCCGCAATGGAGGAGATGCAGAGCTCATAGAGCTCAACCAGCAG CTGCTGGATATGAAGCTGACTGTAGAGGGactggagaaggagagagactTCTACTTTGGAAAGCTGAGAGACATTGAGCTTATTTGCCAGGAACATGAAAATGAGAACAACGAAGTCCTTGGCAAAATCATGGATAAACTGTATGCTACAGAG GACGGATTTGCACCACCAGAGGATGAAGAGATTGGTGAAGGGGCACAGGGAGACCAGGAGGAGTTCtga